Proteins co-encoded in one Cupriavidus nantongensis genomic window:
- a CDS encoding molybdopterin-containing oxidoreductase family protein gives MASRIVRAACPHDCPDTCALLVTVEDGRAVKVAGDPDHPGTQGVLCTKVSRYTERTYHPDRLLTPMKRVGKKGEGKFTPISWDEALDIIATRLQAIAVRDPQAIVPYSYAGTMGLVQGESMAARFFNKLGASRLDRTICASAGATALRYTYGASVGMDMEHVVDARLVIIWGGNPIASNLHFWTRAQEAKRRGATLVAIDPYRSLSAEKCHRHIAPMPGTDGALALAMIHVLIRDGLLDHDYIERHTVGFEALRERAQAYPPARAAEICGIPVEDIEWLAGLYGQQAVRERQPVAIRLNYGMQRVHGGGQAVRAVACLPSLVGAWRHPAGGLQLSTSGFFPVNEAALQRPDLLPGWPQQLPRLVNMSTIGDALLAEGAPGAPRIEAVVVYNSNPVAVAPESGKVAAGFAREDLFTVVLEHFRTDTADYADIILPATTQLEHTDVHKAYGHTYFLANNAAIAPLGEALPNTEIFRRLAQRMGFTESCFADSDEAIAAQAILPDDARAAGISWDSLKAQGWQKLALPAAPFAEGGFPTPSGKCQFYSEPMARDGFDPLPDYVPQYEAPQTAPELAARYPLAMISPPARNFLNSSFVNVDSLRATEGEPHLDIHPADAAERGIVHGALVRAFNDRGSMVARARVTDRARRGLVVGLSIWWKKLAPDGKNANELTSQRLTDLGRAPVFYDCLVQVEACAQGAAEAA, from the coding sequence ATGGCTTCCCGCATCGTCCGCGCCGCCTGCCCGCATGACTGCCCCGATACTTGTGCCTTGCTCGTCACCGTCGAGGACGGCCGCGCCGTCAAGGTAGCGGGCGATCCCGACCATCCCGGCACGCAGGGCGTGCTCTGCACCAAGGTGTCGCGCTACACCGAGCGCACCTACCACCCGGACCGCCTGCTGACGCCGATGAAGCGCGTCGGCAAGAAGGGCGAGGGCAAGTTCACGCCGATCTCGTGGGATGAGGCGCTCGATATCATCGCCACGCGCCTGCAGGCGATCGCCGTGCGCGATCCGCAGGCGATCGTGCCGTACAGCTATGCCGGCACCATGGGGCTGGTGCAGGGCGAGAGCATGGCCGCGCGCTTCTTCAACAAGCTGGGCGCGTCGCGGCTGGACCGCACCATCTGCGCCAGCGCCGGCGCCACCGCGCTGCGCTACACCTACGGCGCCAGCGTGGGCATGGACATGGAGCACGTGGTCGATGCCAGGCTGGTGATCATCTGGGGCGGCAACCCGATTGCCTCTAACCTGCACTTCTGGACCCGCGCACAGGAGGCCAAGCGGCGCGGCGCCACGCTGGTGGCGATCGACCCGTACCGCTCGCTCAGCGCCGAGAAGTGCCACCGCCATATCGCGCCGATGCCCGGCACCGACGGCGCGCTGGCGCTGGCGATGATCCATGTGCTGATCCGCGACGGCCTGCTCGACCACGACTACATCGAACGCCATACCGTGGGCTTCGAGGCGCTGCGCGAGCGCGCGCAGGCCTATCCGCCGGCGCGCGCCGCCGAGATCTGCGGCATCCCGGTCGAGGACATCGAATGGCTGGCCGGCCTCTACGGCCAGCAGGCGGTGCGCGAGCGCCAGCCGGTGGCGATCCGGCTGAACTACGGCATGCAGCGGGTGCACGGCGGCGGCCAGGCGGTGCGCGCGGTGGCGTGCCTGCCGTCGCTGGTGGGCGCGTGGCGCCATCCGGCGGGCGGGCTGCAGCTGTCGACCTCGGGTTTCTTCCCGGTCAACGAAGCCGCGCTGCAGCGGCCGGACCTGCTGCCCGGATGGCCGCAGCAGCTGCCGCGCCTGGTCAACATGAGCACCATCGGCGATGCCTTGCTGGCCGAGGGCGCGCCCGGCGCGCCGCGCATCGAGGCGGTGGTGGTCTACAACAGCAACCCGGTGGCGGTGGCGCCGGAGTCCGGCAAGGTCGCCGCGGGCTTCGCGCGCGAGGACCTGTTCACGGTGGTGCTGGAGCATTTCCGCACCGACACCGCCGACTATGCCGACATCATCCTGCCCGCGACCACGCAGCTCGAGCACACCGACGTACACAAGGCCTACGGCCATACCTATTTCCTCGCCAACAACGCCGCCATCGCGCCGCTGGGCGAGGCCCTGCCCAACACCGAGATCTTTCGCCGGCTGGCGCAGCGCATGGGCTTTACCGAGTCCTGCTTTGCCGACAGCGACGAGGCCATCGCCGCGCAGGCGATCCTGCCGGACGATGCGCGCGCGGCCGGCATCAGCTGGGATTCGCTGAAAGCGCAGGGCTGGCAGAAGCTGGCGCTGCCGGCGGCGCCGTTCGCCGAGGGCGGCTTCCCGACACCATCGGGCAAGTGCCAGTTCTATTCGGAGCCGATGGCGCGCGACGGCTTCGATCCGCTGCCCGACTACGTGCCGCAGTACGAGGCGCCGCAGACCGCGCCCGAACTGGCGGCGCGCTATCCGCTGGCGATGATCTCGCCGCCGGCGCGCAATTTCCTCAACAGCTCGTTCGTCAACGTCGACAGCCTGCGCGCCACCGAGGGCGAGCCGCACCTGGACATCCATCCGGCCGACGCCGCCGAGCGCGGCATCGTGCACGGCGCGCTGGTGCGCGCCTTCAATGACCGCGGCAGCATGGTGGCACGCGCGCGCGTGACCGACCGCGCCCGGCGCGGCCTGGTGGTGGGGCTGTCGATCTGGTGGAAGAAGCTCGCGCCCGACGGCAAGAACGCCAACGAGCTGACCAGCCAGCGCCTGACCGACCTGGGCCGCGCGCCGGTGTTCTACGACTGCCTGGTGCAGGTCGAAGCCTGCGCGCAAGGGGCAGCCGAGGCGGCATGA